In Planctomycetota bacterium, one genomic interval encodes:
- a CDS encoding tetratricopeptide repeat protein, with translation MARKRLNTNLLIALTAAIAVAALGLFLGVNYYLDNPDRAVSRATAFEAEGEFRKAAGQWGRAYRSTRDSDYGLKVVENLGRLTVDPEAGDQNLEQMGQILGQLVTDNPDDADVQRRLIRHYSTAPGFLTRRVTGPTRFVREAAERLLEIDPTDSEAIVYFHATSLDLANVPSEGITEDEIEEARAALAGVIRNQPVNGAALSSLRVDLSRRLSGLTADEVIDEILIEAESLTEAAVASVEADFTPREGEPTDAAEVLIAAGQMYDALGGLRDRQAQLAIAQAARDAGDVPDPVIAREAGRAASQAPREQAVAQFRAAVDRLLEGDSVNSTSYVRAHFSLVEALRRQNELDEAEAVLDRVAEARPWDVRAINVYADLLRDRGKFQEAREILQAVAAKADEPLPELFGFAGATARLQRAYVGLYLADAAMDERRSKRQANNSSASEQRELLEIAERGFSDYSEKADLLSLNRSFAVDKIEGLLQIARGDTFAGMDTLESGLRDLEQIDSPFTRTEQVTLLRLLADVNREAGQAGSETEYLARAFNLQGNVNDGIRLMELYRLSGELGRARDILTRLEPIKPSLTPDLVARLEAAEVLLTPQEDRAAAVAQLPESTDRERRIKIDAALRANETDTAVRLTEQVFAEAPEDERIAQVLAQLYLRTNQREAALEVVRQFPDNELFKALEVALTPGSADVLDTIEDPAQRKLYEAQVAERDGQPQEAIALAEEARTLVADDATTEQRNAIDEAVFDLLLRNDATVKATAVAEDLGRRGADGAGGDLYRVRIQVAEGDLDEATRQVKALANRFPRMAEAQMALSEVLRRVGDNAGAADAARQALSLAPTDVRAIIEAATAFEAAGRADDAQSVIQQGLVQRPRDPRLRQLDETLTLRYGDAEPVLADRRRAVEENPEDATAWQRLAAAQAAAVENAVRGDDAALRAERVRATVDTALQGLEKFPDDGRFLAQLARVGRLAEDEGIQDRVREAVQRVMTPSFEETLIDDASAVGAAATYYANVDDLQSAIIVVRRHLGRLSADAPREQRAFMLLALSQLLTRGGQNEEAASVLVGFEDVPQVQQRLVAMLAQQATQATGEEQDRLFERLADAVSGDDVQPGPLLAAAFAELNRGNAERAVELLERADRIRPDDGGTIYLLGVALGQLNPPDLEGARDQLERAAELRPTNLDAYRNLARVYQQLGERDAAEDAYLRLLEVDDADLNARLALIQMQLAKSPPDYAAADRYFRAAEATAVAGSPTLLIARARMEMDRNRATDAVTYGRRSVEASVDARRALAGNASPTAQELRAANIPNFLNAYLDLLLRSGRISEAIREIDFWSSRVTANGAEEPHWLQVRRAEAFARDGRRTEARDAYIRAFNTAAATAPGQADVVLLEMAKRIDPDSAYALVRDRVEGDQSDAQATMSAAMIAARIYIQANENDRALGFIRKVRQVFADEGQEIRDSTEILLSQQEGTLYLTNTPPQIDDAASAFRRALELAPDNVAVNNNLAYTLTLLADASEESDMGKERLLRQAVERGDVALATARNEARRRGGVASPSVIDTVGWARAKLAMTTGDDAGLDEAIRLLRTARDNAERDGNAFPEVYVHLARALRADGNLSDAIESARVGLDFVTRRLDNAEERRPGDEQLLNEVRDLIREMENEADAAAAQEGVE, from the coding sequence ATGGCCCGCAAAAGGCTCAACACCAACCTGCTCATCGCCCTCACCGCCGCCATCGCTGTGGCGGCACTCGGGCTGTTTCTGGGCGTCAACTACTACCTCGACAACCCCGACCGCGCAGTCAGCCGCGCAACCGCGTTCGAGGCCGAAGGCGAGTTCCGCAAAGCAGCAGGACAGTGGGGCCGGGCCTACCGATCGACACGCGACTCCGACTACGGCCTGAAGGTCGTCGAGAACCTCGGCCGGCTCACCGTCGATCCGGAAGCCGGCGACCAGAACCTCGAGCAGATGGGCCAGATCCTGGGCCAGCTCGTCACCGACAACCCCGACGACGCCGACGTCCAGCGTCGACTGATTCGTCACTACTCCACCGCGCCCGGCTTCCTGACGCGTCGCGTCACCGGTCCGACGCGCTTCGTCCGCGAGGCCGCTGAACGCCTGCTCGAAATCGACCCGACCGACTCCGAAGCGATCGTCTACTTCCACGCCACCTCGCTCGATTTGGCGAACGTGCCCAGCGAAGGCATCACCGAAGACGAGATCGAAGAGGCCCGAGCCGCACTGGCCGGGGTCATTCGGAATCAGCCCGTCAACGGCGCGGCGCTCTCGTCACTGCGTGTCGACCTGTCCCGGCGTCTTTCCGGTCTGACTGCTGACGAGGTGATCGACGAGATTCTCATCGAGGCCGAGTCCCTCACGGAGGCTGCGGTCGCGTCTGTCGAAGCCGACTTCACGCCACGTGAGGGCGAGCCCACCGATGCGGCTGAAGTGCTCATCGCCGCCGGTCAGATGTACGACGCCCTCGGCGGGCTTCGTGATCGCCAGGCCCAGCTCGCCATCGCCCAGGCCGCACGCGATGCCGGCGATGTTCCGGACCCTGTCATCGCCCGAGAGGCCGGCCGGGCCGCGTCCCAGGCCCCTCGCGAGCAGGCGGTCGCACAGTTCCGAGCGGCCGTCGATCGGCTGTTGGAAGGCGATTCAGTCAACTCGACGAGCTACGTCCGCGCCCACTTTTCGCTTGTGGAAGCCCTTCGACGCCAGAACGAGCTCGACGAGGCCGAGGCCGTGCTCGATCGCGTCGCCGAAGCCCGTCCTTGGGACGTTCGGGCGATCAACGTCTACGCCGACCTGCTCCGCGACCGCGGAAAGTTCCAGGAGGCACGCGAGATCCTCCAGGCCGTCGCCGCCAAGGCGGATGAGCCGCTGCCCGAGCTGTTCGGCTTTGCCGGCGCCACGGCCCGTCTTCAGCGGGCGTACGTCGGGCTCTACCTCGCCGATGCCGCGATGGACGAGCGTCGCTCCAAGCGTCAAGCCAACAACTCTTCGGCCAGTGAGCAGCGTGAGTTGCTGGAGATCGCCGAGCGCGGGTTCTCCGACTATTCCGAGAAGGCCGACCTGCTGTCGCTCAACCGCTCGTTCGCGGTCGACAAAATCGAAGGGCTGTTGCAGATCGCCCGCGGCGACACGTTTGCGGGCATGGACACGCTCGAGAGCGGCCTGCGTGACCTGGAACAGATCGACTCGCCGTTCACTCGCACCGAGCAGGTGACGCTGCTGCGGCTCCTTGCCGACGTCAACCGCGAAGCAGGGCAGGCCGGTTCGGAAACCGAGTACCTCGCCCGTGCCTTCAACCTTCAGGGCAATGTCAACGACGGCATTCGCCTGATGGAGCTCTACCGGCTCTCGGGCGAACTCGGGCGCGCTCGAGATATCCTGACCCGACTCGAGCCGATCAAGCCGTCGCTCACCCCAGACCTGGTTGCCAGACTTGAGGCGGCCGAGGTGCTGCTCACGCCGCAGGAAGATCGCGCCGCCGCGGTGGCCCAGCTTCCCGAGAGCACCGACCGCGAGCGTCGCATCAAGATCGACGCCGCCCTGCGTGCCAACGAGACGGACACTGCGGTTCGGCTGACCGAGCAGGTCTTTGCCGAAGCGCCCGAAGACGAGCGGATCGCGCAGGTCCTCGCCCAGCTTTACCTCCGCACGAACCAGCGCGAAGCCGCACTCGAAGTGGTGCGGCAGTTCCCGGACAACGAGCTCTTCAAGGCATTGGAGGTCGCTCTGACGCCGGGCTCCGCGGACGTGCTCGACACGATCGAGGACCCCGCCCAACGCAAGCTCTACGAGGCCCAGGTCGCCGAGCGCGACGGCCAACCGCAGGAGGCGATCGCCCTCGCGGAAGAGGCACGCACGCTCGTCGCCGACGACGCGACGACCGAACAGCGCAACGCCATTGATGAGGCCGTCTTCGACCTCTTGCTACGAAACGACGCGACCGTCAAGGCCACCGCTGTTGCAGAAGATCTCGGCCGACGTGGTGCCGACGGTGCTGGCGGCGATCTCTACCGCGTCCGCATTCAGGTTGCCGAGGGCGATCTCGACGAAGCGACGCGTCAGGTTAAGGCACTCGCCAACCGGTTCCCGCGCATGGCCGAGGCACAGATGGCACTCAGCGAAGTGCTGCGTCGCGTCGGCGACAATGCCGGTGCCGCAGACGCAGCCCGCCAGGCGCTCTCGCTCGCACCGACCGACGTCCGTGCGATCATCGAAGCCGCCACCGCCTTCGAAGCAGCCGGCCGAGCCGACGATGCTCAATCGGTGATCCAGCAGGGCCTCGTCCAGCGGCCGCGGGATCCGCGCCTTCGCCAGCTGGACGAGACCCTCACGCTCCGCTACGGCGACGCCGAACCGGTGCTTGCCGATCGTCGTCGTGCGGTCGAAGAGAACCCGGAAGACGCCACCGCCTGGCAGCGTCTCGCCGCCGCCCAAGCCGCCGCCGTCGAAAACGCCGTCCGCGGCGATGACGCCGCCCTCCGTGCAGAACGCGTTCGGGCAACGGTCGACACGGCACTTCAAGGCCTGGAGAAGTTCCCCGACGACGGACGCTTCCTCGCCCAGCTCGCCCGAGTGGGACGGCTTGCCGAGGACGAAGGCATTCAGGATCGCGTCCGCGAGGCCGTCCAGCGTGTCATGACGCCCAGCTTCGAGGAGACGCTCATCGACGACGCGTCGGCTGTCGGTGCCGCCGCGACCTACTACGCGAACGTCGACGACCTTCAGTCGGCCATTATCGTTGTGCGTCGTCACCTGGGTCGGCTTTCCGCCGACGCGCCGCGCGAGCAGCGTGCGTTCATGCTGCTGGCGTTGTCGCAGCTGCTCACTCGCGGTGGTCAGAACGAAGAAGCCGCCTCGGTGCTCGTCGGCTTCGAAGACGTGCCACAGGTCCAGCAGCGTCTGGTCGCGATGCTCGCCCAGCAGGCGACGCAGGCGACCGGCGAGGAGCAGGATCGTCTCTTCGAACGCCTCGCCGATGCCGTCTCTGGCGACGACGTTCAACCCGGACCGCTGCTCGCGGCAGCGTTCGCCGAGCTCAATCGCGGCAACGCCGAGCGGGCCGTCGAGCTCTTGGAACGCGCCGATCGCATTCGGCCCGATGACGGCGGCACGATCTACCTGCTGGGCGTTGCCCTGGGTCAGCTCAATCCGCCCGACCTTGAAGGCGCTCGCGACCAACTCGAGCGTGCCGCGGAGCTTCGACCGACCAACCTGGACGCGTACCGCAACCTTGCTCGCGTCTACCAGCAGCTCGGCGAACGCGACGCTGCCGAAGACGCGTACCTGCGTCTTCTGGAAGTCGACGATGCCGACCTGAACGCACGTCTGGCGTTGATCCAGATGCAGCTGGCCAAGAGCCCGCCCGACTACGCCGCCGCCGATCGCTACTTCCGAGCGGCCGAGGCGACCGCTGTTGCGGGTTCGCCGACACTGCTGATCGCGCGTGCCCGGATGGAGATGGACCGCAACCGCGCCACCGACGCCGTCACCTACGGCCGACGTTCGGTCGAGGCGTCGGTCGACGCACGTCGCGCCCTGGCTGGCAACGCCTCGCCGACGGCACAGGAGCTCCGGGCGGCGAACATTCCAAACTTCCTCAACGCCTACCTCGACTTGCTCTTGCGTTCAGGTCGCATCAGCGAGGCGATTCGCGAGATCGACTTCTGGTCGTCTCGTGTCACCGCCAACGGTGCCGAAGAGCCGCACTGGCTTCAGGTGCGTCGGGCCGAGGCATTCGCCCGCGACGGCCGCCGAACCGAGGCCCGTGACGCGTACATCCGCGCGTTCAACACCGCCGCGGCCACAGCCCCCGGCCAGGCCGATGTCGTCCTGCTGGAGATGGCCAAGCGCATCGACCCAGACTCGGCATACGCACTCGTCCGAGATCGCGTCGAAGGCGATCAGAGCGACGCGCAGGCGACGATGTCGGCCGCGATGATCGCCGCTCGGATCTACATCCAGGCCAACGAGAACGACAGGGCGCTCGGCTTCATCCGCAAGGTCCGGCAAGTCTTCGCCGACGAGGGACAAGAGATCAGGGATTCGACCGAGATTTTGCTGAGTCAGCAGGAAGGCACGCTCTACCTGACCAACACGCCGCCGCAGATCGATGATGCCGCATCGGCGTTCCGGCGGGCGTTGGAACTCGCCCCGGACAACGTCGCGGTCAACAACAATCTTGCCTACACGCTCACGCTGCTTGCCGATGCGTCGGAAGAGAGCGACATGGGCAAGGAGCGTCTGCTGCGTCAGGCCGTCGAACGCGGCGACGTCGCCCTGGCCACGGCGCGCAATGAAGCTCGTCGCCGTGGTGGCGTCGCGTCGCCGAGCGTGATCGACACCGTCGGCTGGGCACGGGCCAAGCTCGCCATGACCACCGGCGACGATGCCGGCCTCGACGAAGCGATCCGCCTGCTCCGCACAGCACGCGACAACGCCGAACGCGACGGCAACGCGTTCCCGGAGGTCTACGTCCACCTCGCCAGGGCCCTCCGCGCCGACGGCAATCTGAGCGACGCGATCGAGAGCGCCCGCGTCGGCCTCGACTTTGTCACCCGCCGCCTCGACAACGCCGAAGAGCGTCGTCCCGGCGACGAGCAGTTGCTGAACGAAGTCCGCGACCTCATTCGCGAAATGGAGAACGAAGCCGACGCCGCAGCAGCCCAGGAGGGCGTCGAGTAA
- a CDS encoding bL35 family ribosomal protein encodes MAYKYKPRKSIKQRFKVTGTGKLKHQRTKRRHLLSGRSGDKMRALCRPDVLVEGHSKPLRVAMGVSGKNPVRTAHVRRMKAAQEAKAMSKDA; translated from the coding sequence ATGGCCTACAAGTACAAGCCCCGCAAGAGCATCAAGCAGCGGTTCAAGGTGACCGGCACCGGCAAGCTCAAGCATCAGCGGACCAAGCGCCGCCACCTACTCAGTGGCCGCAGCGGTGACAAGATGCGGGCTCTGTGCCGGCCGGACGTTCTTGTCGAGGGCCACAGCAAGCCGCTCCGCGTCGCGATGGGCGTTTCGGGCAAGAACCCGGTCCGCACCGCCCACGTCCGCCGCATGAAGGCCGCCCAGGAAGCCAAGGCAATGTCCAAGGACGCCTGA
- a CDS encoding O-antigen ligase family protein has translation MTRAPTALDWLTRVAFVLAVSLAAGRAMTLLYLRDTFIPMPLPPGEPLPTDFRGPGVRVILDALCLLPLLLVLLRRAIDATYRPAMFGGLAFLMGLSLWSFASLLWADDPFAAAVEGSTWIAAAALAWAIAATTRGWVDLRLAFGLAVGVLAANVIGGLFFLAIELPETLRQVEEDTAGILRGQNIEPGSFAAEQFLGRLRRGEYAGFNASINSYAGAIASLMLVAIGLAWSSLRSDCPTWRHFGIVVGLVFFGCIIAGVGERTGQSTAWILVGLGTALAAVGAGVAIQKNPTKLATLVVLVLPAATYLMLRTQARAAIAAFVLVLGVLALAWVLRSKLPRWTGVGIVGLVLLGFVGLLGYGLATGSMPHVSLQFRLYYWLGALGVTGDHPLLGVGFSSFSDAYLLHRVPSAAEEVRDPHNLPLRLLSELGLVGLALGLATLILIAWSLARPAHDAEAEASGSGDSGPSEPEASASASSVSPRSVVVPAALASLVPVVATIDFTADVGFVGLEVLQGIVVALAVVAGTLLVVARSAELEEADTSPAPAACAAGLAMLAMLLVQSMVAVVAFSPAVLFGVALVTGVLLGTRRAVGSRRLVWTSFGLAVVATGVFVGGFVVPMVQAERLALRADTLVRQGDLDLAQQTYADAADASPLPNDHYHDRRGRALLLMNEPSLAEAAFRHAAEIRLTSPKYDNILAGLAERRGDRDEQIARLRATIAKNPTEIAFRLRLAAALGESTDEGRVQIAETLRLNDAFAPDEPERLPVEEVERLRTLAESP, from the coding sequence GTGACGCGTGCACCGACTGCCCTCGATTGGCTGACGCGGGTGGCGTTTGTGCTCGCGGTCTCGCTGGCAGCGGGTCGGGCGATGACGTTGCTGTACCTGCGGGACACGTTCATCCCGATGCCGCTCCCGCCCGGCGAGCCGTTGCCGACGGACTTCCGCGGTCCCGGCGTCCGGGTGATCCTCGACGCGCTGTGCCTGTTGCCACTGTTGCTCGTGCTGCTGCGGCGGGCGATCGACGCGACGTACCGGCCGGCGATGTTTGGCGGACTCGCGTTTCTGATGGGTCTGTCGCTCTGGAGCTTTGCGAGTCTGCTCTGGGCCGACGATCCGTTCGCCGCGGCCGTCGAGGGTTCGACGTGGATCGCGGCGGCAGCGTTGGCCTGGGCGATCGCGGCGACGACGCGCGGCTGGGTTGACCTGCGACTGGCCTTCGGCCTGGCCGTCGGCGTGCTCGCCGCCAACGTCATCGGCGGGCTCTTCTTCCTGGCGATCGAGCTGCCCGAGACGCTGCGGCAGGTCGAAGAAGACACCGCCGGCATCCTGCGTGGCCAGAACATCGAGCCCGGCAGCTTTGCGGCAGAGCAGTTTCTGGGCCGATTGCGGCGGGGCGAGTACGCGGGCTTCAACGCCTCGATCAACAGCTACGCCGGGGCGATCGCATCCCTGATGCTGGTCGCGATCGGGCTGGCCTGGTCGTCGCTGCGATCCGATTGCCCGACGTGGCGCCACTTCGGCATCGTCGTCGGGCTCGTGTTCTTCGGCTGCATCATCGCGGGCGTCGGCGAACGGACGGGCCAGTCGACTGCGTGGATCCTCGTCGGCCTGGGCACCGCGCTCGCCGCCGTCGGGGCGGGCGTCGCGATCCAGAAGAACCCGACGAAGCTGGCGACGCTCGTCGTTCTCGTCCTGCCGGCGGCGACGTACCTCATGCTGCGGACCCAGGCCCGGGCGGCAATCGCAGCGTTCGTGCTCGTCCTCGGCGTGTTGGCGCTCGCGTGGGTCCTTCGGAGCAAGCTGCCGAGGTGGACCGGCGTCGGCATCGTCGGGCTGGTGCTGCTCGGTTTCGTCGGCCTGCTCGGCTACGGGCTCGCGACGGGCTCGATGCCGCACGTGTCGCTGCAGTTCCGGCTCTACTACTGGCTCGGAGCACTAGGCGTCACCGGCGACCATCCGCTGCTGGGCGTCGGGTTCTCCAGCTTCAGCGACGCGTACCTGCTCCACCGCGTGCCCAGCGCGGCGGAGGAGGTTCGGGACCCGCACAACCTGCCACTGCGTTTGCTGTCGGAATTGGGTCTGGTCGGGTTGGCGCTCGGGTTGGCAACGCTGATCCTGATTGCTTGGAGCCTTGCCCGACCAGCACATGACGCCGAAGCGGAAGCTTCGGGTTCGGGGGATTCGGGACCCTCAGAACCCGAAGCTTCCGCTTCGGCGTCGTCGGTCTCTCCGCGCTCGGTCGTCGTGCCCGCAGCCCTCGCGTCGCTGGTCCCGGTGGTCGCGACGATCGACTTCACTGCGGACGTCGGTTTCGTCGGACTCGAGGTGCTGCAGGGCATCGTCGTCGCGTTGGCCGTCGTCGCGGGAACGCTGCTCGTGGTCGCACGGTCGGCCGAACTCGAAGAGGCGGACACCTCACCTGCCCCGGCGGCGTGTGCGGCGGGATTGGCGATGCTGGCGATGCTGCTCGTGCAGTCGATGGTTGCCGTCGTCGCCTTCTCGCCGGCGGTGCTGTTTGGCGTTGCGCTGGTCACCGGCGTGCTGCTTGGGACACGCCGGGCTGTCGGGTCGCGCCGACTAGTGTGGACAAGCTTCGGCCTCGCCGTGGTCGCGACGGGCGTCTTTGTCGGCGGGTTCGTCGTGCCGATGGTGCAAGCCGAGCGGCTGGCGTTGCGGGCGGACACGCTGGTCCGACAAGGCGATCTGGACCTGGCTCAGCAGACCTACGCCGACGCCGCCGATGCCTCGCCATTGCCGAACGACCACTATCACGATCGTCGCGGCAGGGCGTTGCTGCTGATGAACGAGCCCTCCCTCGCCGAAGCCGCGTTCCGGCACGCGGCGGAGATCCGTCTGACGTCGCCCAAGTACGACAACATCCTCGCCGGCCTGGCCGAGCGGCGGGGCGATCGCGACGAGCAGATCGCCCGGCTGCGTGCCACCATCGCCAAGAACCCGACCGAGATCGCCTTCCGACTGCGCCTGGCCGCGGCATTGGGCGAGTCGACCGACGAGGGCCGAGTGCAGATCGCCGAGACCCTCCGGCTCAACGACGCCTTCGCTCCCGACGAGCCCGAGCGGCTGCCGGTGGAAGAAGTCGAGCGGCTCCGGACGTTGGCAGAGTCGCCATAG
- the rplT gene encoding 50S ribosomal protein L20, whose translation MPRITGGPKQARKRKRILKQARGYVGPRSKNYRAAKDAVRRAGAYATAHRKQKKRLYRQLWITRVSAALRPFGISYSRFIPALQAAGIDLNRKMLSEIAIADPDAFAAIVDKAKPHVHQPVAKAA comes from the coding sequence ATGCCACGCATCACTGGCGGTCCGAAGCAGGCCCGCAAACGCAAGAGGATTCTGAAGCAGGCCCGCGGCTACGTCGGCCCACGCAGCAAGAACTACCGCGCCGCCAAGGACGCTGTCCGTCGCGCCGGTGCGTACGCGACCGCCCACCGCAAGCAGAAGAAGCGCCTCTACCGGCAGCTCTGGATCACGCGGGTCTCGGCGGCGCTGCGACCCTTCGGCATCAGCTACAGCCGGTTCATTCCGGCCCTGCAGGCGGCTGGGATCGATCTGAACCGCAAGATGCTCAGCGAGATCGCGATTGCCGATCCCGACGCGTTTGCTGCGATCGTGGACAAGGCCAAGCCGCACGTGCACCAGCCGGTCGCCAAGGCGGCCTGA
- a CDS encoding exosortase/archaeosortase family protein: protein MSTTPSPRLAYSTDAKPATDEPRDPWLGITQTAWTCIGVVFALMVLLYWRNLDRLWDKTNPIYGQAADNWSHSVLVPIIGLGYLWLNREGLRATKSEPVMPTTRVPLLLGGGVALGFLCSATWLFSRAAGGLVELQPFLLPAAGVFIGLALVEAIVTLANVGAARFGIVRLTGGLAFLLTGISGQVLAQTGVLESTVGSNLAGYLGPLFFATAFLGLLALLLDWGLGCLIAGVLLSGYGIWPGQNDYLKDLGMVLATFGAVLTLAGWGVMKYAWFPIAFLVFALPWPGLVYSKVALPLQFLAAKVAVVVMNIAQVDTYVEGTKIIIERAGGERVLNVAEACAGMRSLMTFLTAGGAIAFLFGQRPMWQRLLIVASAVPIAILMNVARVSGQGLLDVYVSEDFSSGFAHYFAGLVMLIPAFFLLLGVVWVVDNLFVEVDEDEDEPSTPATTPAPA, encoded by the coding sequence ATGTCTACGACGCCTTCACCTCGACTGGCCTATTCGACGGACGCCAAACCGGCGACGGACGAGCCGCGCGACCCGTGGCTGGGCATTACCCAGACCGCCTGGACGTGCATCGGCGTCGTCTTCGCCCTGATGGTCCTGCTCTATTGGCGAAACCTGGATCGCCTGTGGGACAAGACCAATCCGATCTACGGCCAGGCCGCCGACAATTGGTCGCACTCCGTCCTCGTCCCGATCATCGGGCTCGGCTACCTGTGGCTCAATCGTGAAGGTCTGCGGGCCACGAAAAGTGAGCCGGTGATGCCGACGACGCGCGTTCCGCTGCTGCTCGGCGGCGGGGTGGCGCTGGGCTTCCTGTGCTCGGCGACGTGGCTCTTCTCGCGAGCGGCGGGGGGCTTGGTCGAACTGCAGCCGTTCCTGCTTCCCGCGGCGGGTGTGTTCATCGGACTCGCGCTCGTCGAAGCGATCGTCACGCTGGCCAACGTCGGAGCGGCACGCTTCGGGATCGTTCGACTCACGGGCGGTCTCGCGTTCCTGCTCACGGGCATCTCCGGACAAGTGCTCGCCCAGACAGGCGTGCTGGAGTCGACCGTCGGCTCCAACCTCGCCGGCTACCTCGGCCCGCTCTTCTTCGCCACCGCCTTCCTCGGCCTGCTCGCACTGCTGCTCGACTGGGGCCTGGGATGCCTCATCGCCGGCGTCCTCCTCAGCGGCTATGGCATCTGGCCGGGCCAGAACGACTACCTCAAGGACCTCGGCATGGTCCTGGCGACCTTCGGGGCCGTTCTGACGCTGGCCGGTTGGGGCGTCATGAAGTACGCCTGGTTCCCGATCGCCTTCCTGGTCTTCGCCTTGCCCTGGCCGGGATTGGTCTACAGCAAGGTGGCGCTGCCGCTGCAGTTCCTGGCTGCCAAGGTTGCAGTCGTCGTGATGAACATCGCCCAGGTCGACACCTACGTCGAGGGCACCAAGATCATCATCGAACGCGCCGGCGGCGAGCGGGTGCTCAACGTGGCCGAGGCGTGCGCGGGCATGAGGTCGCTGATGACGTTCCTCACCGCCGGCGGGGCGATCGCGTTCCTGTTCGGCCAGCGTCCGATGTGGCAGCGGCTGCTCATCGTCGCCAGTGCCGTGCCGATCGCGATTCTGATGAACGTCGCCCGCGTCAGCGGCCAGGGCCTGCTCGACGTCTATGTCAGCGAGGACTTTTCCAGCGGCTTCGCCCACTACTTCGCCGGGCTGGTCATGCTGATCCCGGCCTTTTTCCTGCTGTTGGGTGTGGTGTGGGTCGTCGACAACCTGTTCGTCGAAGTCGACGAGGACGAAGACGAGCCCTCGACGCCCGCGACGACTCCGGCTCCTGCCTGA